The window AGCCTGGACGTAGCAACGGGCAGGCCGCGCGGTCAAAAGCGAAGCATAGGAACCCACAAATTGATGATCGCCTGAGAAATCTTTGATTTGCTCCTTGCCATCGACCAAATAGTACATCTTAAACATGCCGGAGCAAACATAGCCAATGCGAGAGCATTGTTCGCCAGCTTGCAGAAAGAACTGCTTTTTCGAAAAATTCACGCTCACAAATAACTTTGCGAGCTGTATCCGCTCTTGATCGGAAAGGCCGTAGCGATCAAGAAGCGCGGCGAGTCGGTCCGGCAGACTGGATGGGTCCATGACGGTTTGGCCGGTTGCCTCAGCCGAGGCTGCGGTCCGCATCGCACCGCGGTCAAATGCTTTTCTTAACCCGGGTTAATGACCGCGATCTGCCAGATAGCGTATACTCTGCTGCAGGGAGAACCATGACAAAGACAAAGACGATCTTGATTACTGGCGCCACCTCGGGCATCGGCCAGGCCTGTGCAGAGCGCCTGGCAAAGCGCGGCCACCGCGTATTTGGCACGGGCCGCTCCGTTCGCTCTGCAATGGAAAGCAAAGCTGGAGTGACATTGTTGCCAATGGATGTAAATTCTGACGCCTCCGTCCGATCGGCCATAGCGGAAATCGAAAAGGATAGCGGTCGCCTGGACGTTTTGGTCAACAATGCGGGCTATGCAGTCATGGGCGCGGTCGAGGATACCTCAATGGAAGAAGCTCGGCAGCAGATGGAGACGAACTTTTTTGGGGCGCTGCGTCTGTGTCAGGCGGTTCTTCCGATCATGCGCAGGCAGCGGTCCGGGACAATTGTCAATATCAGCTCGCTGGCTGGCGTTCTGGGGCTTCCTTTCAGCGGGCTTTACAGCGCCAGCAAATTTGCGCTAGAAGGCATGAGCGAAAGCTTGCGCTGGGAAGTGAAGGGCGCCGGCATTCGCGTCGTTTTGATCGAACCGGGAGACTTCAACACCCAGTTGCCGGCGCATCGCCGATTCAGCAGCGATCGCAGTGGCGGGGCCTATCGCGAGGCGCTGGCAAAATTTAAGGCCAATCAAGATCGAGACGAGGCAAAGGCGCCATCGCCGGAAGCGGTTGCCAGACTCTTAGCCAGGATCGTCGAATCCAGAAGCGTCCGGTTGCGCTACACTGTCGGCATGCCGGGACAGACGATCGTTGCGCCGCTGAAAAAACTGCTGCCGGGCCGGCTCTTCGATGGCATTCTGGCCGCTGCCCTGGGACTTTGAGCTGGCCCGGACGCAGTCCGCCGAAAAATATCTGGACGTACTAGATATATAATATATTTAGTACGTTATGCTCTTGAACGCGCTGCGCCCGGTCGGTCCGTTCCTGGCGGCCCAGGATTCGGAATGGTATCCGCTCTTCTTGCAATCTATCGTGGAACATATCCGCCCGGCTGGCGATGGTCTCTGG of the Leptospirales bacterium genome contains:
- a CDS encoding SDR family oxidoreductase, whose product is MTKTKTILITGATSGIGQACAERLAKRGHRVFGTGRSVRSAMESKAGVTLLPMDVNSDASVRSAIAEIEKDSGRLDVLVNNAGYAVMGAVEDTSMEEARQQMETNFFGALRLCQAVLPIMRRQRSGTIVNISSLAGVLGLPFSGLYSASKFALEGMSESLRWEVKGAGIRVVLIEPGDFNTQLPAHRRFSSDRSGGAYREALAKFKANQDRDEAKAPSPEAVARLLARIVESRSVRLRYTVGMPGQTIVAPLKKLLPGRLFDGILAAALGL